Below is a genomic region from Henckelia pumila isolate YLH828 chromosome 3, ASM3356847v2, whole genome shotgun sequence.
taccatcaagtataggcatctcatacctagactagatgatatgttagatgagttgcatggttctagcatttttagtaaaattgatcttaagagTGGTTAACATCAAATTAGAATGAAGCAAGGTGATgaatggaaaactgcttttaaaaataAGTATGGTTTGTATGAGTGGCTAGTTATGCctgatcgagcaaataccaATACTTGAAATCGAAATAAATATCTCTCAATTGTGCTCAAaattatcgcaagtgcacgaatcaagttataataaaatatactgAGTAcaagtatcgtcctcagggactatgTCACAATAATTCGATTATTTTACTCATCTACCCAAAGTAACGAAAATTGATGATTGATTATACTAAAGTTATAAATTAATGAATTCAACTtaaaatgcttgaaaataaaataaataaccaAAGAAACTTTTTAGAATAGAGAAATATAATATGAgaatattttgttggaatctctGTTCACCTTTTATCTTATTGAACTTAACGATTGAAATTTACTTTTATACACATAAATTCAATAGTAATTCCTGAtatatcgacactctctctcgagttcATGACAAACTAACTCAAGTTAATGAAACAGTTaaatctctttaattatttatcattactgTTTGCTTTGTGTTCTTTGAATTccttcaactttcaacctggtagtctatggttatcaacatgtactaaatatcatatatctatgcatattttaagttcaTGGAGTATGTCACTCGTCCTAATCATGAATTTATCTCTCTATAACAATTCACAACATACGAATCTATGCTAAAGTTAGCTACTCCTCAACATAGAATGATAAATCAtgacaaaatcaaataataacaTAAAGTAAACTGAATTCGTCCAACAAATTCAATCACACAAACGTGTTTCGGGGTTTGGATcccctaaattccaacaaaataaagtttagctactacaactaataataaaaattaatctaacaatgtttttcaacataaaaattcaaagtctGGAAGAGAAAAAAACTCAAAACAAGCCGAACGATCTTCCAATCCCTTCACAGTCGTCGTGCCTTGTTCTTCTGTGTGTCTCACCCTCAAAACTTCTGAAAATTTTCTATTTAAATTGCCCTCAGAGTCCATTCCTTCTAAAACACCCGgaataaaaatttccaaaattaccCAAAAGAGCCTAAGCGGTAGAAatttgcagctcgggcgctgagAATTCTGCCTCCTCACTGCCTATGTTCCTTGAGCACGCACTTGAGCCGTAATAAATTATCGCTCGGGGGCGCAGTTTCTGCCCCACTTTCTTTTTGCCTTTTTTTATGCATGCGCTAGAGCTGCAATATTTAGCAGCTCGAGCGCACCCTGTTGATTCCCAAAAAATATTGATTCTTCTTATTTTCATGCCAAGTCAACCATAAATCTGGAGAAGTGAACAAAACACAAGGGAAAACACtaaatgcaaaaaaaattaaacgagATTTAAAATGAACAAATTGACACAAACGAATGAAATAAACAAAGAAACCAAGCAATAAAACACGCAAAAATGACTCCTATCAACCTTCCCAAACTAAcattttgctcgccctcgagcaaaatTGGTGACAAACtagaatgcacacaaaatacaaaacaaaaacaaaacccaACAATTATGGGGTTTAGTAAATGCCGCCCGCAGGGCACTACCCTGCAGGCGACGTGTAACctcatgattggtcaaaattagtgGGTCACACGTAGGGCCCACTAATTTTAACAAATCATGAACCGCCACGTCACCCGCAGGACAGTACCCTGCGGGTAGCATCGACTCAACCCAACTATGGATAAACTCATATTTTCCAAGCCTCAAATATTTCATTGCCTTGCATTAAAATTTCAGTGTGTCTTTCAGATTTCATGTGAACGTGAGTGTGTGGATAGTGGTTCCATTGTTATGCACCTCAAAGAGACTCAATTAACTTGGGCTATAAGATCTAAATGACACATCAAGGTAAATCTACCCCTTAAACACCCATTCTCTCAGTTATGTCCTCCACCTTTTCACCTCCTttggaattttcaaaaaaatatttaccaaTGAATGATCCATAGATATCAATTACGCACCCCCGGATTTTACATCCGGTAAATTTTTAACCTCATTTGGTCCACAAACTTAGCGCAGATTTagggattagaatttcaatcccaattgaagcccggatggaattattaaaaaaatgttttcataCCCCATTTAACTCGCAGAATTAACTATAACTTTGATAGGATTCGGATTtaaatcccctcgtctatagcccggatgaagTATCTTTGTtacaaatttggattttttgCAAGAAATCAGTTTTTTAtgccccatttaatccgcaaacttagctcaGATTttgagattaggatttcaatccctaatCAAGCCCGGATgaaacattaaaataaattgtaTGGGTGCGCTATGGATCATTCAATTTCCCAAACTCATCAGTGCATTAGTAGATTTAACTAACACTAGTAGAATTTCCTTCATTTACTTCGATTATTAACTGAAGTCGTAGGTAGataattaccgaagtagtgtcacgtgaagtaataggtacTGTTTTACTTCGTGTTAAAACCGAAGTCGTAGACctgaaattaccgaagtctttggttGGTTCATGGAGCCAAAACCGGTTCAGGATTGCGCCGATGCCGAAGTAAAATCACatcttttacttcggcaatttcattaattaatgaagtaaaagaatgtcttttacttcgttaatttcttAAATTCCCGAagtaaatatatgttttttactTCGCCGATTAATGAAATTACCGAAGTAAAAGAtagtttttacttcggcaatgaAACTAATTGACGAAACAGAAGAAAGTTTTTTACCTCGGTAATTTTAATTATCGACGAAGCAAAAGAATGTTTTATACTTCGGCTATTTcactaattgacgaagtaaaagaCATTATTTGCTTCGTTGATTagtgaaattgccgaagtaaaagaaGACATACAATAATGccacaatataaatatatttttaaaacttaaaatagactAATAAGATTAATAAATTATCAATCCCAAAACGACAAACATCCATAAATCCACAAGTATATATCCACCAAAATAATCTGAAAATATGCATGTATTCACAAGTATttctacaaaaataaaattgtatcCACAGAGATAAAAACAAAGTATTATCTCAACGAGCATGACACATTTAGGCACCTACTTAGGAGTATGAACAAAGAGATGAAAACTAATTCTTTATCCTCCCAAATTCAATCATCATTTTCTTTACTTGCAACTCTGGATCAAGTTTTCCAGCCAAAGCTAACAGCAATGTGGTCTTGCCAGAATTCGGCGGCCTTGATAGCAGTGTCAGTCTACAtaacacaatcaataaaatcTTGAATAATATTGAAACAATAGAAAGAGCTAAGCTACAGCAAGCAGTTAGGCATATGTTACTCAAGTTATATAATAACTGATTTAGCTAAAAGATAAACATTGTAGGCACTCTTCCTCTTGGAGCTCCATCGCTTTGTTTCTTGCACTGCTTAGTTGTTCATATTTGTGATGCATTATGAACTTGATTCTTAATGCTTGATGTAGCACTATAAATTACATATTTGCCAGAGTTATAACTTAATAAATATGATAAAGTGGTAAGGATTGTATTCTTATGAGATGCAGTCCAATGGGCATGCGCCAATAacttcttgaatcttgtcttCATGATCAGCCCATTGAGTCACAACTCGAGCTCTTCCATATACTTATTCAACAGCAAATGTTTTAGCAGCAAATAAAGAACATTTCAAGCAATCCATGCACTTGACTTCATAGACAAAAACAACCCATGCAAAGTATACACTGAAGTTTATCTTCTAAAATTGAAGcttgaaaatattaagttaatcAAATAACAAAGGTAAATGAAACGTAAAAATATAATCCAAGTAACTTGGACTTTTTTTATAGTCATTAGATAAGAGTAGGCTGGAATATGGGTGATTTTTTTATGATAATCACAGGTAAGTTGCTAAACATGACAATGAAATCCTACCATGATTAATGAATTCCTGCAAAACTAAATGGGGCTCCAACTTCTGAAGAGAGCACTCGTCATAAGCAAGAGAGTTCACATGACTTGGAAACCAATGGCTTTGCCACTGAAACATTCATAGACCAATTATTATACACATgcacatcaaaatcaaaatgagaataaATTCATGAAATCTGATCACAAAAGAAACAAGATGCTGCATGAAAATGTTTATTCCagcatataaaaaataaattaactcTTTATAATCACCTTTCTGCGAGCTTCATCAACCAACATCTTGTCTTGCTTCTGAAAAACAGCAAGCTCCTCATCTAAAGCAGCCTCTGCTTCAGCAGCAACCACATTTCTTGTGCTGTGAATATACTAAGCTCTTGAAAATTTGGTCCAGAActctttctcagtcatctggAATAGAAgagtaaaattcatttttttagcGATTCATCGTTATTGCAATACATAACAAGTACCTGAACCACACTATATCTTCAAGGCTTTTGCAAAAGGCAAAGTATATATATTCTTAAATCTTACTATACAAACCACGTTGCCCAGGCAGCATTTTGAAGAGGATAACTATATTGCAACCACGAAATATCAGACAAAAATAACTTTCAAAGAAGTGACAATTTTTAGTGTATGTACATAATTCatataaattcacaaaatttcacaaactaaCATTAGATGATTCTTTGGAACAAAATCATTAGATAGCACCAtccaaaaatgaaaataattttgaacAAATTAACAGAtagattatttaaaaaattaaacttttttCTATCATCATTAAATCACCTGGTCTCTTCTCCGAAGCTTTATGTTCGACTCATTACAAGATAATAAGAATATGATTAAATTTCAAGGCATCTAGACCCAGGTATAAGAACCATGAATGAAGCACAAAAAGTTCAGAAAACCCACTAAAAATTACAATAGGGTGTGCGGAGAACATCACATCAACCATAAACTTTACCAGTGTACCAACGAGTGAAAGGGAGAAGTCAGTGAAGAAGAACGACAAGAAAATATTTGGCAAACAGAAAAATCTCAAAGTATGATCAGAATTTTCAAGGTATTTTAACCTTGTTTCGGACAAATTCAAATATGCTTGACAAACAGTTGGTTTCTCGACAAATATCTGAACAAAAATTCAGAATCCATATGTTAAAAAAGGGCACAAATTCATATGAGAAAAATACTTCAATCATTCaacaataattataatttacTTGTGACAAAAAGCAAAGCGAAGAAAGAggcaaacaaaagaaaaatatatttttaattgttctcTCTCCGTCCGCGCATCTGTTAGTGGTTTGTTTTAAACATTCACCCtaaatcaaaaaatatatataactgaAGAGTGGTTACTGATTGGTAAGATTTTACACAAACCCTGGTCTCATGTTTCGTCCGAACACAACCTAAGTTAAATTATCTAACTGAGAAATCATATCAAGATGATAAAATACTAGAAGTACTGAAGTACATAAAAATATGCTCTCAAGTGAAATCTGTAAAATTGACTATCATTATTAAACGAAACAAATACGTGAGAATAATCACAACTAGCACTCTACCTCCCAAATGAGTATCCCCATTAGTCGAAAGcacctcagaaacaccattgtATTTAGCCAAGATGCTAAGGTTGAATATTCCACCACCAAGCTCAAAGACAAGAGCGTTCTTTTCTTCACCTTTCTGGTCCAAACCATATGACATAGCTGCAATTGCTGGTTCATTAATAATCCTTACAACATTCAATCCAGAAATTGATCCAACATCTTTAGTGGTCTGTCTCTAGAATTTCAGTAAATACACAAATCCCTAGCTAGCTATCCACCTAACAGTACAAGATTTGAAAGACCAAAAGCTTACCAAGAAGGGTGATAATAACATCCTTGATTTTCTTGCCAAGATACGCTTCCGCCATCTTCTTCATCTTTGTCAAAAACCATGGCAATGATCTCCTCAGGACTGAACATCTTGTTCTCACCATCTTTGACAACTTGTATATAAGATGTAACACTTCAAAAGAACTCGCAAGAACGAATTCTTAGAAAAAAATGTCAAAAGCCAGATGAAGACTCGCAAGACGAGTTTGATGACTCTGTACAAAGAGAAAAATATGACTACAATCTTTCGGCCACAAAAATAAGCCGGATTTACACCAATACACCTCAAAATCTCACCATTATCGATAAGGTAAGTGAATATTGCTTACCCTTCTGCAGAATTCATAAAATATACTCAGATTTAATCGTGAAGATTGCTCCGACTTGCTTCACTTCAGAATATTGGACGGCTCCAGAAACCTCTTACAGCAGCATGCTTGATCCTTCGAAGAAGTGGCGCATACGGAGAGGACCTGGGAGGCTGAATCGgggattgagaatgaagattgAGAGAAAGCCCTAGCTAACGATAGAATGAATTAAAAACTGGCGAAGTAAATTACAGATTTTCTACTAGtgttttttcagaaaaataaccAAATGGAGATTCAGAATGTGTGTAGATGTCAAGGACAGGAGATGAAAATTGCTTTCAAGGTCAGAGATATGTATCTGAAGTTGTTCTTAGAGCTTtatgaaattcaagaaaaacTCATCAAAAAATTTTCACTTACATTTCCAACCCTTGCAATGCtgcaaaaatataataattcatTGCACCTGTGGTTCGCagaaaatctttaaaaaaaagggAAAGAAAAGTTAAGTGTTAAAAAAAGGAGTATTTTCTTTgagaaaaagggaaaaaaaaaagggaaaaaaatcattcaaattagTTGCATTTGCGCAAAAAATAACACAGTAGTTTAGTTATTCAATGaagaaatataatttattacacTAGCATCATCAAACTCAGGCTGATGATGACGACAACGATGAAATATCTCAAGacgcaaaaaaaaaatgatttaaaagcttCACAATCAAATAAGCACAAACACAAGAGCTTGCTTTGAAAACCAAGTATCACCTCTGAAATATTTCATCTTTCTTCCTTATACTATTTCATCTTTCTCCTTTCTTTGTTTGGAAGTGTCTCAAAGCTCCTGCCCAATGTAAAAAGAAGAACATCGATCGAGCTGTAAGTGGGCTGAAGAAATACACTAACAGGATGATACATAAGGTGATTTGATCCATGAGTGAAACATATAAATATGTTAAAGATACAAGGGCAAAACACACATACCAAATAACAATCACACACAGATCACAAGAGTCCGAGAAGACCAGGAATATGAAGGCGACAAACCAGCCGAACCACGTAATCTTTTTGGCTAtatgtaaaattttaaatggAAAAAAGGAGTTGGAAAACTTGTCAGCCCCTGGAAATGCGACACCAGTGGGAcaaaaggaaaaataaataacaaaggaataagaaaataaaccataaaaatagTTCTAGATATTTTGGAATCAAGAAGCAAATAACCCCACCATCCTCAACCCTTCGCACTTCAAAACGTTTGACCAGAGTATAACTCAGAAGTTTCAAGTCCAAAGTCACTCAAATGTTATTTATACATAATGTTTAATTATATTGTATATTACAATAAGAGACAATGTAATACTGAAGTAACTCCCTTCAATATGTCCTCTAAATAGTAAATTCAAATGAGAACATGTTGAGCAGAGTATACCTCTGAAATTTCAAGGTCCAAAGTCGATCAAACATGCTACATaagtttaattatatatttaaatttaaatagataaatatattCAGAGCACACAATCGAATCAACACAAGAATACTGAACCTGAAATCTGTTGTCTGTTGATCACAAGGAAAAACGTTGTACGCGACCGAGATGTCGGTATTGAGTTTAGACACCGTGGGCATTAATTCCATTAAATATGGTCCCTCCTGTCTGCCCaaccaaaatattttactttTCCTGTCTGCCCAACCAAAATTAAATCCACACTTTATTGcactaattaaatagatatttataGGTATTTACTTCAAACAAGAAGATACGAAATGAGAAATGCCCAcattcaatcacaccaaattgcAATACATGGATTACTCACGGagagttttaaaaaaagaaatgaaaaataGAACGAGCAGCAGAGGAAGAAAGGGAACGTACGAGGATGCGGGCGGCGAGGGAGTGAGAGGGGCCATGGAGCAGAGCGAGACGAGAGCAGTCTCCGCCGCGGAGTGCTCGGCTTGGCGGAGCGTAGAGTAGTAGTGGGGGCTCTCAAAGGCTTCTCCGTTGAAGTTCACGATCGCCTTGAAGCGCAAGGCGTGGTCGGTACCCTCCCTTATCGAATCCAAGTGTTAATGAGCAGTTTCCGGCACGGTGGAACGTCGGAGACTCAAAATCAGACGCTAGGGTTTTAGAGAAAATGGGGATCGTAAAAAGGATGAAGAGATGTGGAGGGATAGTTCTTTGATCCAGTTTCCCTTTTTTCTACTTCAAAACctgtataaattatatattttttaaatttattacttCATCAAATTGGTTGTGCAGAAGTAAAAAGTTGTCAAACATTAGTTGTGAAGCCTGTGTTTTTTAACATCTGAAATATAAATCTATTTTTTACTTCGCAGTTTTTATTATCGAAGTCTAATGTTATATATTACTTTGCAATTTTTAATCACTGAAGTAAAAAATGGCGAAgtaaaaatccaaaattctacTAGTGTAAAATCACAAAGTATTCATTCGAGTTCGATAAACCCTTAGTGTCGTGCAATGATCTAACCACTGAAACTTAATCTTTCTTAGTGCATTTCACCGGTTGAACTATAGTGCAAAATGAATGTTCAAAATAAATCCAAAGGTCTATTATTTCAaggatataattttaaaatttcttccTACACATCATCGCTGACTTTTATGAACTCCTCCACAGATAGCATGCATTACACGACACAAAAACACCAGAAAAAGACAGAATGCAAGAACAATTTAAAAGAAGACACCATCCCCAAACTTAAAAATGAGCATGGTCCTCAATGCTAAAAAAAACCAAAAGACAAACCTAAAAACACAAAGAATGAAAAACGAAACTAATGATGCAAAAcacacaaaacaaacaaaaacaaataaaacgaAACAAAAACTCCCCTGATCAATGGTAATCGTCGTCGCCAGCTGGTTCTTCATCTGGATCATCAGAAAGATCACGGATGGGTGCAGCATATTGGAAGCGAAACGGCGGTGGGTACGGTGGTGGGGTTGGAAAGGCCGCAGGATCCAACCCGGCATTAGTCAGCATCCCTCGCATCATATCGTTCGTCGACTCCAGATGGGAAAAAGTGATTTTCTGGCATTCATTTTGATATTGATCCCAGGCCGATAACTCATTGATCGTTTTTGTACTGGAGCGACGACTGGGTGGAGATTTTGGTACGTGTCTCGATGACTGACCGGCCCCGGAACTTGCCTGTCCGCTCGATGTAAACGCTCTTTTTCTGACAGTCTTCTTCGTCCTCATAATAGAAGCGTCCACATCTTGCATAGGATGTTTCCATTCTTTGTCGTCTCGAATAAGTACTCTAGCTTGCACACAAAGTGCGGAAACAATGGACGGGAAGAACAAGCCAATGTTCGATGTGCGGATGGTCATATACAGCTCCTTGTTGATGAGTTGACCGACATTAATCAGCCAGTTCTTGTGTAAAGCAAACAACAAAATTTCCCGGCTAGTCACCACGTAATTCGTGTGGGATACCGACATCATTTTATGAGTGAGAAACGAATAACACAGTGTCGGTTCCATCCttaaaattttttctttaaaCGATAAAAATTTGATCGGGTCCTTCCAGATGTTACCATCATAAAACAATTCAGCAGAGACAAGATTCAAATCAGGACTAGCCTTAAACGCCTGAAATTGGTGGTCATCGACTGCGGGTGTTTGCAATAAAGTATTGAGAGTTTCTGGGTCAAAAGGAACCAACTTACCCCTAACAAAAGCTTTCCTATCGGTTTGCTTTGGGGCGTTGGCGTAAAATTCCCTCACCAAAGGCACGACGGTGGCTTGAGGTTGGCGGCAAAATTCAGTCTATCCGCGTTGAGCGATGCCGAGAGAGATGGTACGTACCTCAGATAAATCGATTCCTCTCTGGGGGATCGgattcatattgagcttggcTGCTTCGTAACGTGCTCTGGCTTCCTCGGAGATGAATTTCCCGTCGATGATGTTGGAGGAGGAAGATGATGCCCAAGATGAGGCGATTTTTGCTTTCTTTGGTGTCATCTTGAACGGGATTGGAGATATGGTGTGCgatttttgaagataaaaagCGAGAGTTAGAAGAAGGAAAAAGGGGCGTATGGTTTAGATGAGAGAAGGAAGGAGATGGAAATAAAAAGGAAAGGGGATTGGGTATTTTAAAATATCTGATTTTGCGACGCGCTCGGGCTGCAAgatttagcagcccgagcgctcTCCCTTCTGAACAAAACAGTGCGGGAAGTGAATTTGGGCGCTCGAGCTGCAAGATTTTGCAGCTCGAGCGCATCCCCTTTTGAACAAAATAGTGCGGGGCAGTGAGTTTGGGTGCTCAGTCTGCAATATTTTTCAGCTCGAGCGCACACCCGTTTGAAAAAATTGTGAAACCAGTGCACTTTCTCACTCGGGCTGCAAGATTTTACCGCCCGAGCTTACTCACCATAGCTAAAGAAAAcgacaaaaattaagaaaattacTAAAAATTCAACGAAAAGAAGAGTAAAATGTCTCacgcaaaataaattaaataaaagagagTTAAGAGAGTAGTTCTCAATTTAGAGTCTAGAGCTTGACTGTTCCCCTTACAAAACTAGTCTTGATCAGCCAGTGTGGTGATGATTGGCATGGAATCGACATCACCTCCCACATAATGTTTGATCCTCTGAGCGTTGACTGTGAAAGACTCGTTTCTTGCATCTTTTATCTCAATGGCCTTTGATGGATACACCCTGGTGATTTTGAAGGGGCCAGACCAGCTAGACTTCAATTTTCCTGGAAAGAGCCTCAACTGGGAGTTAAATAATAGGACATCGTCTCCTTCTTTGAATTCTCGATGGCGAATGCGACGGTCATGTATCCTCTTAGTCTGCTCCTTGTACGACACCGCCATATCATATGTGTGGTCCCGAAATTCCTCTAAATGGTGCAGTTCTAGCAGTCTCTTCTCCCCTGCAGCAGCAAACTCAAAGTTTAGTGTCTTAATGGCCCAATATGCTCTATGCTCTATGCTCTAATTCAACTGGTAAATGACATGTTTTaccaaaaaaaaatctatatggTGAGGTGCCTACATGAGTTTTAAATGATGTCCTGTAGGCCTATAACGCATCGTCAAGTCGAAGTGCCCAATATTTTCTATTTGTACTCAcaattttttccaaaatttgtttaatTTATCGATTGGACACTTCTACTTGGCCACTTGTTTGGGGATGATAGGGTGTAGAAACTTTGTGCTTGACAccatatttcttcaaaagtTTTTCAAATAGTTTGTTGCAAAAGTGGGTGCCACCATCACTAATAATTGCACGGGGTGTACCAAACcggtaaaaaatatttttcttcaaaaattttatgaCCACCCGTGCATCATTAGTTGCACAAGCTTCCGCCTCTACCCATTtagaaacataatcgacagcgaccaaaatgtatttttttgtaaaagaaTTTGAAAATGGTCCCATAAAGTCAATTCCCCAAACACCAAATATCTCAcactaaataatattatttaaaggcaTTTCATGATTGTTTGAGATATTACCTATACGCTGACATCTATCACAAGCAAGGACATAAGCACGGGCATCCTTAAAAAGATTTGGCCAATAAAAGCCACATTCAAGTACCTTAGCTGTTGTCTTTATTGGCCCATTGTGGCCTCCTACCTCACGGTCATGACAATGACTGAGGATACTTCTCATTTCATcttccgccacacatctccgtatCATAGAGTCAGCACAAACTTTAAACAAAAAGGGCTCTTCCCAAAAATAATTCTTGACATCTGACATAAACTTTTTCTTCTGATGAAAAGATAAGTTATGTGGTGTGCCCATGACCAAGTAATTTACAAAATTAGCAGACCAAGGTGCGTTTTCtatggcaaacaactgttcatcAGGAAACCAATCATCTATTTCCTCAGTATCATTCTGTGGGCACTCAGGAATGCATTCTAGTCTAGACAAACTATCTGCTACAATATTTTACACtcctttcttatcttttatttctaaatcaaattcttgtaagagCGGGATCGACCTAATTAACCAAGGTTTTGCATCTTTCTTAGCCAATAAGTGTCTTATTGCAGACTGATAAGTGAAAACAGTGATTTTTGAAAGCACAAGGTATGAGTGAAACTTGTCAAGTGCAAAGACAACAGCTAGCAACTCCTTTTCAGTGGTTGCATAATTCAACTGAGCTTCATTCAAGGTTTTGCTAGCATAGTAAATAGTATGTAATACATTGTCTATTCTTTGGCCATGTACAGCTCCAATCGCCGagtcgctggcatcacacataaCCTCAAATGGAAGATCCCAATTCGGTGATGTCAGCACTAGTGATGTGACTAATTTCTCTCTCAGAGTCTTGAATGCCTGAAAACAATGTGAGTCAAAGTCAAAAGGTGTATCCTTCACCAATAAAGAAGACAAAGATATTGCAATTTACGAAAAGTCTTTTATGAACCTCCGATAAAAACCGGCATGTCTTATAAAACTTATGACTCCCTTGATTGTCGTCGGTGGTGGTAAGTTCTGAATGACTTGCACCTTGGCCCTGTCCACCTCAATTCCATGCTCAGATATGCGGTGCCCCATTACAATTCCTTCTCTTACCATGAAGTGGCATTTCTCCCAGTTTAGCACaaaatttgtttcctcgcatctCATCAAAATAGCGTTTAGATTATTCAGAAATGCATCAAAATATTGACCAAAAATTGAAAAGTCGCTGAAAAGTAGCCATCATGCATCTCTGAAAAGTCGCTGGAGCATTACACAGACCAAAAGGCATACGTCTATAAGCAAACGTACCATATGGGCAAGTAAAGGTTTTTTTATCCTGATCTTCAGGTGCAATCACAATTTGATTATACCCTGAGTACCCATCTAGAAAACAATAGAATTCATAACCATAAAGTCTTTCGAGCATTTGGTCAATGAAAGGTAGGGGAAAATGATCGTTACAAGTTGCgtcattcaatttcctataatctatacacacACGCCAACCTGTAACTGTCCTAAAAGTTATTAGCTCATTTTGCTCATTCTTAATGACAGTAATTCCCCCCTTTTTTGGTACACATTGAACAGGACTCACTCATGCACTATCAGAAATTGGGTAAATAATATCTGCATCCAGAAGTTTTATCGTTTCAGCCTTCACTACCTCTTGAATTTTGGGATTCAATCTCCTCTGTGGCTGGACCAAcgggtttatttttttttccattaatattttatgcatgcagatcgatggattgattcctttgatatctgctaCCTTCCAGGCGAACACACTCTTGTGGCTTTAGAGAACATCCAGTAGTTTGGTCTCCATTTCATCAGTCAAAGAGGAAAAAATTATTACAGGTAAATTTTCATTCTCACCAAGAAATACATATTTGAGATGAGTTGGCAGTGGTTTCAATGCAACAGTCGGCGG
It encodes:
- the LOC140889050 gene encoding uncharacterized protein — translated: MNKRIEELILGHSTMRIQEVWSEKCGAEHFTKDCPTGNPSYQPEGGMHQEEKSSMEQMMQKFISSTETRMQNPDASIKNLENHIGQLAKAMSSRDLGTLPSDTAKNPKEQVKSVELRSGKRIESERQEAKEPEDTVLEKTAGKSSTSTQPPTSQNNVVIPPPFPTALKKAKLESQFAKFLEVFKKLNINIHFSDTLMKMPSYAKFLKEIFSNKRKLEENAMISLTKNCSALVQNKIPPKQKEPGSFSIPCMINDVKLSLGEPKPTRMSLQLADRSLKYPRGIIEDVLVKVDKLIFPVDFVVLDMEEDLDMPLILGRPLLAIGKALIDVKKRELLLTDTFQEPLEAALVSSFHEDEINVGREEMTAYLNDNQSCRKGGKLKLEDLGDRKDLVLQKPILEEPPTVALKPLPTHLKYVFLGENENLPGGITVIKNEQNELITFRTVTGWRVCIDYRKLNDATCNDHFPLPFIDQMLERLYGYEFYCFLDGYSGDFSIFGQYFDAFLNNLNAILMRCEETNFVLNWEKCHFMVREGIVMGHRISEHGIEVDRAKAFKTLREKLVTSLVLTSPNWDLPFEVMCDASDSAIGAVHGQRIDNVLHTIYYASKTLNEAQLNYATTEKELLAVVFALDKFHSYLVLSKITVFTYQSAIRHLLAKKDAKPWLIRSIPLLQEFDLEIKDKKGNDTEEIDDWFPDEQLFAIENAPWSANFVNYLVMGTPHNLSFHQKKKFMSDVKNYFWEEPFLFKVCADSMIRRCVAEDEMRSILSHCHDREVGGHNGPIKTTAKVLECGFYWPNLFKDARAYVLACDRCQRIGEKRLLELHHLEEFRDHTYDMAVSYKEQTKRIHDRRIRHREFKEGDDVLLFNSQLRLFPGKLKSSWSGPFKITRVYPSKAIEIKDARNESFTVNAQRIKHYVGGDVDSMPIITTLADQD